A section of the Anaerolineae bacterium genome encodes:
- a CDS encoding CoB--CoM heterodisulfide reductase iron-sulfur subunit B family protein: MSRAYAFYPGCTLHSTGVEYGVSARAVCRALGVELVEIEDWNCCGASSAHSLGGELADALPARNILLAQPQARDIAIPCAACYGRLSSADRRLREDEAFRRQMEEITGREYAGAARPRALLDILTSDFPPEELRAHLRRPLVGLQPVSYYGCLLLRPPQIAGGWDDTEHPVKLDRLLGLLGAEPRPWTYATDCCGASMTLNRGDIVARLVGRLVDAAEDAGANCIVTACPLCQANLDGRQGRRPQPMPVFYVTELLGLAMGLDEVVGLFGRHMVDPRPLLRRLGLLP; this comes from the coding sequence ATGAGCCGCGCCTACGCCTTCTACCCCGGCTGTACCCTGCATTCCACGGGCGTGGAATACGGGGTGTCGGCCCGGGCGGTGTGCCGGGCCTTGGGGGTGGAGCTGGTCGAGATCGAGGATTGGAACTGCTGTGGGGCTTCCTCCGCGCACAGCCTGGGCGGCGAGCTGGCGGATGCCCTGCCGGCGCGCAACATCCTGCTGGCACAGCCGCAGGCACGCGATATCGCCATCCCCTGCGCCGCCTGCTACGGCCGGCTTTCCAGCGCCGACCGCCGCCTGCGGGAGGATGAGGCCTTCCGCCGGCAGATGGAGGAGATCACTGGCAGGGAATATGCCGGCGCGGCGCGGCCGCGCGCGCTCCTCGATATCCTGACCTCCGATTTCCCCCCGGAGGAACTGCGGGCACACCTGCGCCGGCCGCTGGTCGGCCTCCAGCCGGTGAGCTATTACGGCTGTCTCCTGCTCCGCCCGCCGCAGATCGCCGGCGGCTGGGACGACACCGAGCACCCGGTCAAGCTGGACCGCCTGCTGGGACTGCTGGGGGCAGAGCCGCGCCCCTGGACCTATGCCACGGACTGTTGCGGCGCCAGCATGACCCTGAACCGCGGGGACATCGTGGCCCGGCTGGTGGGCCGGCTGGTGGACGCGGCGGAGGACGCCGGCGCCAACTGCATCGTCACCGCCTGCCCGCTCTGTCAAGCGAACCTGGACGGCCGGCAGGGCCGGCGCCCTCAGCCGATGCCGGTCTTTTACGTCACCGAACTGCTGGGGCTGGCGATGGGGCTGGACGAGGTGGTCGGCCTGTTCGGCCGGCATATGGTGGACCCGCGCCCCCTTTTGCGCCGGCTGGGGTTGTTACCGTAA
- a CDS encoding GNAT family N-acetyltransferase, which translates to MLDRLLNYRHIEILKEGPRVLFRPLLADDAEKLIDLLSRVSPEDKEYFRFDISTPESIMQWCKNIDYSRIFPLIALVNERIVGLSTLFVGENYTRHIAWIHIYLDKEFRRRGIGTAMIRSQVDIARMMGLQQVIAEVAVTQPKVIRAFEELGFKLEYQHRDYFITHDGETYDMAVLVMYLADHRGEF; encoded by the coding sequence ATGTTAGACCGATTGTTAAATTACCGCCACATCGAAATCCTGAAGGAAGGACCACGCGTGCTCTTCCGCCCACTGCTGGCCGACGATGCAGAGAAGCTGATCGATCTGCTGTCGCGCGTCAGCCCGGAGGACAAGGAATATTTTCGCTTTGATATTTCCACCCCCGAATCCATCATGCAGTGGTGCAAAAACATCGATTATTCCCGCATTTTCCCCCTCATCGCGCTGGTCAATGAGCGCATTGTGGGGCTGTCCACGCTGTTCGTGGGGGAGAATTATACCCGGCATATTGCCTGGATCCATATTTATCTCGACAAGGAATTCCGCCGGCGCGGCATCGGCACCGCCATGATCCGCTCCCAAGTCGACATCGCCCGTATGATGGGGCTCCAGCAGGTCATCGCCGAGGTCGCTGTCACCCAGCCCAAAGTGATCCGCGCCTTCGAGGAGTTGGGCTTCAAGCTGGAGTACCAGCATCGCGACTATTTCATCACCCATGATGGGGAGACGTATGATATGGCGGTGCTGGTGATGTACCTCGCCGACCACCGCGGCGAGTTCTGA
- a CDS encoding FAD-dependent oxidoreductase, with product MPLSARDEHLERVDVAVIGAGIVGLQAAFLLTSLGRRVALLDTAPWIGGSFHLLDRTFPTDSCGLCFMEAGLSPTFCPTLESARNPLLSIHPLTQVAAVEGRAGDFRLTLRQLPRYVDPARCTACGECLAVCPVSRPSFDEGALAPRQAIYRPPWRAVPRAFVIDPLLCTHCGACVEACPEGAVDLDMPAQTLTLHAGAVITAPGFEPFPAERKGEYGFGVLDNVVTSLQFERMISFSGSTRGRLVRPSDGRPARRLAFISCVGSRDVSVGRPYCSSICCMITAKQAAISRELDAQASCTVFYIDLRAQGRDDEYYMARRLNAPGIRYVRCQVSTIKQSQRTRDVIIEYWDEAGQRREESFDLAVLAVGFGPPAEAAALARALGIELNELGFARTATLRPAESSRPGVFAAGAFREPKDIVHSVVEAGAAAALAATLTPAAPLAAEEAPPLRPGLEDEPPRLGIFLGEAGRQYAALLENLERHLRRLRSVARVERIPSLASPAGRDALLQRASEAGLNRLVIVDASPRFAPAAEANLGQVLRGLGLPDSAVEPVDMDPWPPAGCDMPARSVNGLWDSVRMAAAGLLRRPLTPRPAVAVSPTPPAAESLDAVVIGGGAAGISAALTMAELGLRVLLVEQSPHLGGHLRELAGALDGEEPAEWLAERIQRMEQAGVRVRTHTTVIRASRQPDDSYLLELASPEGQGQVQASALVIAAGSLPAQPSSFSYGQDQRVMTQDELARRLEAGEDPGDVIMIQCVESRTAERPYCSRTCCAQALRHALRIKEAWPARQVVILYRDLRAFGHYELDYLAARRAGVRFVRYEPHRPPQVRAHTAGRLEVEVMDALLGQPIRLPADSLVLSVGVTPAALPHWLQELGVPVHADGFLIPEHLKMRPLSLGKPGIFACGAVLGPCFAEEAVLQGQAAAAHAAAYLAERTRRRAAVESVAFVNERLCSGCELCVRACPFEARVMNVERHVAEVRAAFCAGCGTCAMVCPNGASQQRLFETPAVLQVIDAALDSLWEAPLPEEKPC from the coding sequence ATGCCGCTGTCTGCTCGGGACGAGCACCTGGAACGCGTGGATGTCGCTGTCATCGGCGCCGGCATCGTCGGCCTGCAGGCCGCCTTCCTGCTGACCAGCCTGGGCCGGCGGGTCGCCCTGCTCGACACCGCCCCCTGGATCGGCGGTTCCTTCCATCTGCTGGACCGCACCTTCCCCACCGATTCGTGCGGGTTGTGCTTCATGGAGGCAGGCCTCTCGCCAACCTTCTGCCCCACCCTGGAGAGCGCCCGCAATCCCCTGCTGTCCATTCATCCACTGACCCAGGTCGCCGCAGTGGAGGGCCGGGCCGGCGATTTCCGCCTGACGCTCCGCCAGCTCCCCCGCTATGTGGACCCGGCCCGCTGTACCGCCTGCGGGGAGTGCCTGGCCGTTTGCCCCGTGTCGAGGCCATCTTTCGATGAAGGCGCCCTCGCCCCCCGACAGGCCATCTATCGGCCACCCTGGCGGGCGGTGCCGCGCGCCTTTGTCATTGACCCACTGCTCTGCACCCACTGCGGCGCTTGTGTGGAGGCCTGCCCCGAGGGCGCCGTGGACCTGGATATGCCGGCACAGACCCTGACCCTGCACGCCGGCGCCGTGATCACCGCGCCGGGCTTCGAGCCTTTTCCAGCGGAGCGCAAGGGGGAATACGGATTCGGTGTGCTGGACAATGTGGTGACCAGCCTCCAGTTCGAGCGTATGATCAGCTTCTCAGGCAGTACGCGGGGCCGGCTGGTGCGTCCATCGGATGGCCGGCCGGCGCGCCGGCTGGCGTTCATTAGCTGTGTCGGCTCGCGCGACGTGAGCGTTGGCCGCCCGTACTGCTCCTCCATCTGCTGTATGATCACCGCCAAGCAGGCCGCCATCTCCCGGGAGCTGGATGCGCAGGCCTCCTGCACCGTGTTCTACATTGACCTGCGCGCGCAGGGCCGGGACGATGAGTATTATATGGCCCGCCGGCTGAACGCTCCCGGCATCCGCTACGTGCGATGTCAGGTCTCCACCATCAAGCAGTCCCAGCGCACCCGCGACGTCATCATCGAATACTGGGACGAGGCCGGCCAGCGTCGGGAGGAATCCTTCGACCTGGCGGTGCTGGCGGTGGGATTCGGGCCGCCGGCGGAAGCCGCCGCGCTGGCGCGGGCATTGGGGATCGAGCTGAATGAGCTGGGCTTCGCGCGCACCGCCACCCTCCGGCCGGCCGAAAGCTCGCGGCCGGGCGTGTTCGCCGCCGGCGCGTTCCGCGAGCCGAAGGATATCGTCCACAGCGTGGTGGAGGCCGGCGCCGCGGCGGCCCTGGCCGCAACATTGACGCCGGCCGCTCCTCTCGCCGCGGAAGAAGCCCCGCCGCTACGGCCGGGGCTGGAAGATGAACCGCCGCGATTGGGCATTTTCCTGGGGGAGGCCGGCCGGCAGTACGCCGCACTGCTGGAAAACCTGGAGCGCCACCTGCGCCGGCTGAGAAGTGTGGCGCGGGTGGAGCGCATCCCCTCGCTGGCCTCGCCGGCCGGCCGGGACGCCCTGCTCCAGCGCGCCAGCGAGGCCGGCCTGAACCGGCTGGTCATCGTGGACGCGTCTCCACGCTTCGCGCCGGCCGCGGAGGCGAACCTGGGACAGGTCCTGCGCGGCCTGGGCCTGCCCGACTCGGCCGTCGAGCCGGTGGATATGGACCCATGGCCGCCGGCCGGTTGTGACATGCCGGCCCGCTCCGTCAATGGGCTTTGGGACAGCGTGCGCATGGCGGCGGCCGGCCTCCTGCGCCGGCCTCTCACGCCGCGCCCGGCGGTCGCAGTTTCCCCGACACCACCGGCCGCCGAATCCCTGGATGCCGTGGTGATAGGGGGAGGGGCGGCCGGCATCTCGGCGGCGCTGACCATGGCGGAGCTGGGACTGCGCGTCCTGCTGGTCGAGCAGTCACCGCACCTGGGCGGGCATCTGCGGGAGCTTGCCGGCGCCCTCGACGGAGAAGAGCCGGCGGAGTGGCTTGCGGAGCGCATCCAGCGGATGGAACAGGCCGGCGTCCGCGTGCGCACCCATACCACCGTTATCCGCGCTTCTCGCCAACCGGATGACAGCTATTTGCTGGAGCTGGCGTCGCCGGAGGGGCAGGGACAGGTGCAGGCCAGCGCGCTGGTCATTGCCGCGGGAAGCCTGCCGGCGCAACCCTCCAGCTTCAGCTATGGACAGGACCAGCGCGTGATGACGCAGGATGAGCTGGCGCGCCGGCTGGAGGCCGGCGAGGACCCCGGCGATGTGATCATGATCCAGTGCGTCGAGTCGCGCACCGCCGAACGCCCTTACTGCAGTCGCACCTGCTGTGCGCAGGCACTGCGACATGCCCTGCGGATTAAAGAGGCCTGGCCGGCGCGGCAGGTGGTCATCCTGTACCGCGATCTGCGCGCCTTTGGGCACTATGAGCTGGATTATCTGGCGGCGCGCCGCGCCGGCGTGCGCTTCGTCCGCTACGAGCCGCATCGGCCGCCGCAGGTGCGTGCCCATACCGCCGGCCGCCTGGAGGTCGAGGTGATGGATGCCCTGCTGGGCCAGCCCATACGCCTGCCGGCCGATTCCCTGGTGTTGAGCGTCGGGGTGACGCCGGCGGCACTGCCCCACTGGTTACAGGAGCTGGGCGTGCCGGTGCATGCCGATGGCTTCCTGATCCCTGAGCACCTGAAGATGCGTCCGCTGAGCCTGGGCAAGCCCGGCATATTTGCCTGCGGCGCAGTGCTGGGCCCCTGTTTTGCGGAGGAGGCTGTCCTGCAGGGACAGGCGGCTGCCGCCCACGCGGCGGCCTATCTCGCGGAGCGGACCCGCCGGCGCGCGGCAGTGGAAAGCGTTGCCTTCGTCAACGAGCGGCTGTGCTCCGGCTGTGAGCTGTGCGTGCGTGCCTGCCCCTTCGAGGCCAGGGTGATGAACGTCGAACGGCATGTAGCGGAGGTGCGGGCGGCCTTTTGTGCCGGCTGTGGCACCTGCGCCATGGTATGTCCCAACGGCGCCTCGCAACAGCGGCTGTTCGAGACGCCGGCTGTGCTCCAGGTCATTGACGCCGCTCTCGACAGCCTGTGGGAGGCGCCGCTCCCGGAGGAGAAACCATGCTAG
- a CDS encoding CBS domain-containing protein: MLVRHYMTPNPVTILPTASVEDAFYIMHEKGVHHLPVQDYAGRLVGFVAEHDLLLVSPSPTAAITLHEMLYQLAQVKISSIMSEHPVTVDADAPLEEAARLMVEHKLDALPVLSQGELVGIITETDIFQVFLEVLDTPVPAVRLSMLIPDEKGVIAYLCRHIAAAGGNILSAGEFHGPKPGTRQLTLRIAEVPLEQVRAIAERAVQERGFVLLDIRECAPAEKAGPAEAGPAGKE, encoded by the coding sequence ATGCTAGTCCGTCACTATATGACACCCAACCCGGTGACCATCCTGCCCACCGCCTCGGTGGAGGATGCCTTCTACATCATGCACGAGAAGGGGGTGCACCACCTGCCGGTGCAGGATTACGCCGGCAGGCTGGTGGGCTTCGTGGCCGAACACGATCTCCTATTGGTCTCCCCCTCCCCAACCGCGGCTATCACCCTGCACGAGATGCTGTATCAACTGGCCCAGGTGAAGATTTCCAGCATTATGAGCGAGCATCCCGTCACCGTGGATGCCGACGCCCCGCTGGAAGAGGCCGCACGGCTGATGGTAGAGCATAAGCTGGATGCCCTGCCGGTGCTCAGCCAGGGGGAACTGGTGGGCATTATCACCGAGACCGATATTTTCCAGGTGTTCCTGGAGGTGCTGGATACCCCGGTGCCGGCGGTGCGGCTTTCCATGCTTATCCCCGATGAAAAGGGAGTCATCGCCTATCTCTGCCGGCATATTGCGGCCGCCGGTGGGAACATCCTCAGCGCCGGCGAGTTTCACGGCCCCAAGCCCGGCACACGTCAGCTCACCCTACGCATCGCCGAAGTGCCGCTGGAACAGGTGCGCGCCATCGCGGAACGGGCTGTGCAGGAGCGTGGATTTGTCCTGCTGGATATCCGGGAATGCGCGCCGGCGGAGAAGGCCGGCCCTGCCGAGGCCGGGCCGGCTGGAAAGGAGTAA
- a CDS encoding CBS domain-containing protein, producing the protein MLVAERMSRQPVAVSPDLPLPEALRLMREKRVRRLPVVDESGRLIGIVSEKDLLYAAPSPATTLSIYEMQYLLTRITVKDVMTSEVFTVRESNTIEEAARLMVQHKIGGLPVVDDAGKLIGIITETDLFKTFLELLGGWEHGVRATVLILDQKGELCRLAEVIAGIGGNIVSLGTFMGEDPATRQILLKIADVGIEELTQALQPAVLKVLDIRET; encoded by the coding sequence ATGTTAGTTGCGGAACGCATGTCACGCCAGCCTGTGGCGGTCTCTCCCGACCTGCCCCTGCCGGAGGCACTGCGCCTGATGCGCGAAAAACGGGTGCGCCGCCTGCCGGTCGTGGACGAAAGCGGCCGACTCATCGGCATTGTCTCGGAAAAGGACCTGCTGTACGCCGCGCCCTCGCCGGCGACCACCCTCAGCATTTACGAAATGCAGTACCTCCTGACGCGCATCACTGTGAAGGATGTGATGACCAGCGAGGTCTTCACAGTGCGCGAATCCAATACCATTGAAGAAGCGGCCCGCCTGATGGTACAGCACAAGATCGGCGGTCTGCCGGTGGTGGACGACGCCGGCAAGCTCATCGGCATCATCACCGAGACCGATCTGTTCAAGACCTTCCTGGAACTGCTGGGCGGTTGGGAGCACGGGGTGCGCGCCACCGTGCTCATTCTGGACCAGAAGGGCGAGCTGTGCCGGCTGGCCGAAGTCATCGCCGGCATAGGCGGCAACATCGTCAGCCTGGGCACGTTTATGGGCGAGGACCCGGCCACCCGTCAGATACTCTTGAAGATCGCGGATGTCGGCATCGAGGAGCTGACCCAGGCATTACAGCCGGCGGTGCTGAAAGTCCTGGACATCCGCGAGACCTGA
- a CDS encoding hydrogenase iron-sulfur subunit — MADFEPRIVAFLCNWCTYTAADLAGTSRLQYPPNVRVIRLMCTGALDPVYVSKALLEGADGVLIGGCHPGDCHYQSGNYKARRRIAILHTILAQLGFDPQRVWLRWISASEGQRFADTVTEMVEHLRRLGPNPMRELPMS; from the coding sequence ATGGCTGATTTCGAGCCGCGCATCGTGGCCTTCCTGTGCAACTGGTGCACCTACACGGCGGCAGACCTGGCCGGCACCTCGCGCCTGCAGTACCCGCCCAATGTGCGCGTCATCCGGCTGATGTGCACCGGCGCCCTGGACCCGGTCTACGTCTCCAAAGCCCTGCTGGAGGGGGCGGATGGGGTGCTCATCGGCGGGTGCCATCCTGGCGACTGCCATTATCAGAGCGGCAACTACAAGGCCCGCCGGCGCATCGCCATCCTGCACACCATCCTGGCTCAGCTCGGCTTCGACCCCCAGCGGGTCTGGCTGAGATGGATCAGCGCCAGCGAGGGCCAGCGCTTTGCCGACACGGTCACCGAGATGGTGGAGCATCTCCGCCGGCTGGGCCCCAATCCCATGCGCGAGCTTCCCATGAGCTGA
- a CDS encoding 4Fe-4S dicluster domain-containing protein, with protein MAIQTWLPIEGEDVAGALRKFLAGLLTAGYVDALLVPCRLVGEEAVTPALVESPEALEVCEPLAPVMSHNMAVMAGRLTVMDTGRRVGVWLRPCELRALIELTKLHQATLDHILTIGVDCLGTYELADYAAMVRAGKQPAELWRGAADGEAVPADGYVLRSACRMCEYPTAAGADIRIGLLGLDFPRQVLVESEEPLPVELPPAEMPARRQEVLERVRERRTAERDAVFAAWRAEVPDLRRLAERFATCIRCHNCMVACPICYCKECIFRTPTFDHEPEQYFRWAERRGVLRMPTDTLLFHITRLNHMATSCVGCGLCESACPSHLPVATLFRSVAQSVQALFNYEAGRSLEDELPLATFREDELTDLGK; from the coding sequence ATGGCGATCCAAACCTGGTTACCTATAGAAGGGGAAGATGTCGCCGGCGCCCTGCGGAAATTCCTGGCCGGACTGCTGACCGCGGGGTATGTGGATGCCCTGCTGGTGCCGTGCCGGCTGGTCGGCGAGGAAGCGGTCACGCCGGCGCTGGTGGAGTCACCCGAGGCCCTGGAGGTCTGTGAGCCGCTGGCGCCGGTGATGTCCCACAATATGGCGGTCATGGCCGGCCGGCTGACGGTGATGGACACCGGCCGGCGTGTGGGCGTCTGGCTCCGCCCCTGCGAACTGCGCGCCCTCATCGAGCTGACCAAACTGCACCAGGCCACGCTGGACCATATCCTCACCATTGGGGTGGACTGTTTGGGCACCTACGAGCTGGCCGACTACGCCGCCATGGTGCGCGCCGGCAAACAGCCGGCGGAGCTGTGGCGGGGCGCCGCCGATGGAGAAGCCGTGCCGGCGGACGGCTATGTCCTGCGCAGTGCCTGCCGCATGTGCGAATACCCGACGGCCGCCGGCGCCGACATCCGCATCGGCCTGTTGGGCCTGGATTTCCCGCGGCAGGTGCTGGTGGAGAGCGAGGAGCCTTTGCCGGTGGAACTGCCGCCGGCAGAGATGCCGGCGCGCCGGCAGGAGGTGCTGGAACGGGTGCGGGAGCGGCGCACAGCGGAACGCGATGCGGTATTCGCCGCCTGGCGGGCGGAGGTGCCGGATCTGCGCCGGCTGGCCGAACGCTTCGCCACCTGCATCCGCTGTCACAACTGCATGGTGGCCTGCCCCATCTGCTACTGCAAGGAGTGCATTTTCCGCACTCCCACCTTCGACCATGAACCGGAACAGTACTTCCGCTGGGCGGAGCGCCGCGGCGTCCTCCGCATGCCTACCGACACCCTGCTGTTTCACATCACCCGGCTGAATCACATGGCCACATCCTGTGTGGGATGCGGGCTGTGCGAGAGCGCCTGCCCGAGCCACCTGCCGGTGGCGACGTTGTTCCGCTCGGTCGCGCAGTCGGTGCAGGCCTTGTTCAATTATGAGGCCGGCCGCAGTCTGGAGGATGAACTGCCGCTGGCCACCTTCCGCGAGGATGAGCTGACCGATTTGGGGAAATAA
- a CDS encoding 4Fe-4S dicluster domain-containing protein: protein MAEELVPVYIMGKRYDVPPGLTIMKAMEYAGYRLVRGVGCRAGFCGACATVYRLAGDYRLRVGLACQTVVEPGMYLAQIPFYPAPRAQYDITKLQPTFATLVSLYPELLRCLGCGTCTKVCPQELDVKDIMARAMRGDIAGVADKSFDCIMCGMCVSRCPAEEAQYNIFILARRLYGRYIAPRAQHLAKRVQEIEAGLYDQDIQRLKSLSNAELRQLYNSRDIEPE from the coding sequence ATGGCTGAGGAGCTGGTTCCTGTCTATATCATGGGCAAGCGGTACGATGTCCCGCCCGGGCTGACCATTATGAAGGCCATGGAGTACGCCGGCTATCGGCTGGTGCGGGGCGTCGGCTGTCGCGCCGGCTTCTGCGGCGCCTGCGCCACGGTCTACCGCCTGGCCGGCGACTACCGTCTGCGCGTCGGGCTGGCCTGCCAGACAGTGGTGGAACCCGGCATGTACCTGGCGCAGATCCCCTTCTACCCCGCGCCGCGCGCCCAATATGATATCACCAAACTCCAGCCGACCTTTGCGACGCTGGTGTCCCTCTACCCGGAACTACTGCGCTGTCTGGGCTGTGGCACCTGCACCAAGGTCTGCCCGCAGGAGCTGGATGTCAAGGACATTATGGCGCGCGCCATGCGCGGCGATATCGCCGGCGTCGCCGACAAATCCTTCGACTGCATCATGTGCGGCATGTGCGTCTCGCGCTGTCCGGCAGAGGAGGCGCAGTACAACATCTTCATCCTGGCCCGCCGGCTCTATGGGCGCTACATCGCGCCTCGCGCGCAGCACCTGGCCAAGCGGGTGCAGGAGATCGAGGCCGGCCTGTATGACCAGGACATCCAGCGCCTGAAGTCGCTGTCCAACGCCGAACTGCGCCAGCTCTACAACAGCCGAGACATCGAACCGGAATAA
- a CDS encoding FAD-binding protein — protein sequence MGYPPEMRESIKKVEATRPARLHETFPMMSPQEKEDILRRFHPDYIASAFREIRIGPNKGDRTPHELADLLEGRPLIDPDALDLEQVDYDTDVLIIGGGGAGSAAALLAREQGAKVIIATKLRHGDANTMMAQGGIQAADKENDSPAIHYLDVMGGGHFVNDPDLVEALVRDAPMAIQWLESLGCMFDKEPDGTMITIHGGGTSRKRMHSARDYSGAEIMRTLRDEVRSHPEDITVLEFSPAIELLMDEKGQVAGAVLQNLETGEHLVVRAKATIIATGGSGRLHYQGYPTTNHYGATGDGLVLAYRVGARLAFIDTMQYHPTGAAFPEQILGLLVTEKVRGLGAQVVNADGEQFVFPRETRDVEASAIIRECVERGKGVRTPTGMVGVWLDSPMIDMIHGPGTIARALPAMVRQFGRFGIDITKEPMLVYPTLHYQNGGVAIKPDGSTGIPGLFVAGEASGGVHGRNRLMGNSLLDVVVFGRRAGRAAGQWAKEARLGRLTLEHVRAWNQQLAQAGLLETAKPSPQVLPDYTRKIR from the coding sequence ATGGGCTATCCGCCCGAAATGCGAGAATCCATCAAGAAGGTGGAAGCAACCCGGCCGGCGCGCCTGCATGAGACCTTCCCCATGATGTCCCCCCAGGAGAAAGAGGACATCCTGCGCCGCTTCCACCCCGATTATATCGCCTCGGCGTTCCGGGAGATCCGCATCGGGCCTAATAAGGGGGACCGCACGCCGCACGAGCTGGCCGATCTGCTGGAAGGCCGGCCGCTGATTGACCCGGACGCGTTAGACCTGGAGCAGGTTGACTATGACACCGATGTGCTCATCATCGGTGGGGGAGGCGCCGGCTCCGCGGCGGCACTGCTGGCTCGCGAGCAGGGCGCCAAGGTGATCATCGCCACGAAACTCCGTCACGGCGACGCCAACACCATGATGGCCCAAGGGGGCATCCAGGCGGCGGACAAGGAGAACGACTCGCCGGCCATCCATTACCTGGATGTCATGGGGGGCGGTCATTTTGTCAACGACCCCGACCTGGTGGAAGCGCTGGTGCGCGACGCCCCCATGGCGATCCAGTGGCTGGAGAGCCTGGGATGCATGTTTGATAAGGAGCCGGATGGGACGATGATCACCATCCACGGCGGCGGCACCTCGCGCAAGCGCATGCACTCGGCGCGCGACTATTCGGGTGCGGAGATCATGCGCACCCTGCGGGATGAGGTGCGCAGTCACCCGGAGGACATCACCGTGCTGGAGTTCTCGCCGGCCATCGAGCTGTTGATGGACGAGAAAGGACAGGTCGCCGGCGCGGTGCTCCAGAACCTGGAGACCGGGGAGCATCTGGTGGTGCGCGCCAAAGCGACCATTATTGCCACGGGAGGGAGCGGCCGGCTGCATTATCAGGGCTATCCCACCACCAACCACTACGGGGCTACCGGCGACGGGTTGGTGCTGGCCTATCGCGTGGGAGCGCGGCTGGCCTTCATCGACACGATGCAGTATCACCCCACCGGCGCCGCCTTCCCCGAACAAATCCTGGGCCTGCTGGTGACCGAGAAGGTGCGCGGCCTGGGTGCCCAGGTGGTCAACGCGGATGGCGAACAGTTCGTCTTCCCGCGCGAAACGCGCGATGTGGAGGCTTCCGCCATCATCCGGGAGTGCGTGGAGCGCGGCAAGGGCGTGCGCACCCCCACGGGCATGGTGGGCGTGTGGCTGGACTCCCCCATGATTGACATGATTCACGGGCCGGGCACCATCGCCCGGGCACTGCCGGCCATGGTGCGCCAGTTCGGCCGCTTCGGCATTGACATCACAAAGGAGCCTATGCTGGTCTATCCGACCCTGCACTACCAGAACGGCGGGGTGGCGATCAAGCCGGACGGCAGTACCGGCATCCCAGGCCTTTTCGTCGCCGGCGAGGCCTCCGGCGGCGTGCATGGGCGCAACCGCCTGATGGGCAATTCCCTGTTGGATGTGGTAGTCTTCGGCCGGCGCGCCGGGCGCGCCGCCGGCCAGTGGGCCAAGGAAGCGCGACTCGGCCGGCTGACTTTGGAACATGTGCGCGCCTGGAACCAGCAGTTGGCGCAGGCCGGCCTGCTGGAAACCGCCAAGCCCTCGCCCCAGGTCCTGCCCGACTACACGCGCAAGATCCGTTAA
- a CDS encoding FAD-dependent thymidylate synthase has translation MQVELIAITRYLKGGGTPVELLEFAGRVCYRSAPRGDAGDFVMKRVREGHESIIEHASATFYITGISRACSHQLVRHRLASYSQESQRYVDMSDAEFVVPPAVAGDPAAMEIWNEFMEQAREAYRKLRERGVRKEDSRFLLPNATATRIVVTMNFRELRHFFRVRCRQDAQWEIRELAKEMLRQIYAVAPAVFADLYEEFIGAPAQ, from the coding sequence ATGCAGGTTGAGCTGATCGCGATCACGCGTTACCTGAAGGGCGGGGGCACGCCGGTGGAACTGCTGGAGTTCGCCGGCCGCGTCTGCTACCGCAGTGCGCCGCGCGGCGACGCCGGCGACTTCGTCATGAAGCGGGTGCGCGAGGGACATGAATCCATCATCGAACATGCCTCGGCGACCTTCTATATCACGGGCATCTCGCGCGCCTGCTCCCATCAATTGGTGCGCCACCGCCTGGCCAGCTACTCCCAGGAATCCCAGCGCTACGTGGATATGTCGGACGCCGAGTTCGTGGTGCCGCCGGCGGTCGCCGGCGACCCGGCCGCCATGGAAATCTGGAACGAGTTTATGGAGCAGGCCAGGGAAGCCTACCGCAAGCTGAGAGAACGGGGCGTGCGCAAAGAGGACAGCCGCTTCCTCCTGCCCAATGCCACGGCCACACGTATCGTGGTGACGATGAACTTCCGCGAACTGCGGCACTTCTTCCGGGTGCGCTGTCGGCAGGACGCGCAGTGGGAGATTCGCGAGCTGGCCAAGGAGATGTTGCGCCAGATATATGCGGTGGCGCCGGCGGTTTTCGCCGACCTGTATGAGGAGTTCATCGGTGCGCCGGCGCAGTGA